The region ACTTGATCTTTCTGAGGGAAAGCTGGATATAGATCTGTATGGGGTAACCCCATCAACACTTTTTGGTGAGAGCTTTCTTTCTGTCAAAGGGGAGAGTTTTATTAAGTATCTTAAAAACAGTTATAAGATTGATATAAATATGCTCCCGATAAAATACAGCAATATATTTGTTGGGAATATCAGTTCAAGACTGGATATAACATCCCAAGAGAAGGACAAAACTGTTACACAGAGTATAAAGGGAGAGGTTTACTTAGGTGGGAGGGTAAGAATAGATCAGTCTGTTATAGACTCCTTCAAAAAGAAAGAACAGAAAAAGATACTTACAGCAAAAGAGAAGGTTGAGCAGAAACAGATACTCAAGAAGGTTTTACTTGATCTGCATATCTCAACCTACAGTCCTGTATATCTTTATGGAAGATGGGGTAATGCTTACGGTGAGGGAAGGGTAAGTGTAACAGGAGCTTTATCTTCACCTTTAGTAAACGGTGAGTTTAATATCATCTACGGAAGGATAAACTATATGAAAAACAGATACAACATAGATTACGCAAATATAAGTATTATAGATAATGAGGCTTATATAAATGCCCGTCTTTCAACATCTGTTGCGGATACATTTATATTTATAAATATCTATGGATCCGTCAAAAAACCGAGAATAGATTTCTCATCAAGCCCTCCAAAATCAAGGGACGAGATACTTTCAATACTTCTTCTGAAGGACACACCTGCAGCACTTGAGAACATACCTGTGTTCAAAACGATAGGTAAGATAATATACGCACTCATACCTTTCAAGGACACGGAGGGGAAAGGTCTTTTCAATACAGGTTTTGAGGTACTCCTTAATCCCCAGTACTCTCCAACACAGGGTATAACAGCATCAATATACGCAAAAAGACCTCTAACAAGAAGGATATATATAGCTCTTTCAAAACCTCTTACAGAAACACAGGAGTTTCAGGCTTCAGGATGGTATGAGCTTGGTATAAAAATAACAGAGAGAACATCATTCCAGTTCAGAAGTTTTGAGACTGGAGAAGGGGAGTTTGATATAAACTTCAGCCTACCTTTTGACTTTTAAAACTCTCTGCAAGCTCCATAAAGTTTTTTAACAGTATCTTACCGAAGTCTGTAAGTATTGATTCTGGATGAAACTGGACACCCCATATAGGGTATCTCTTATGTTTTATTCCCATAATCTCGTCATCTTCTTTAGTCCATGCAGTTATCTCAATATCTTCTGGAAGTGTATCTCTATCAATAACAAGGGAGTGGTATCTCACAGCTTTAAAAGGTGAAGGTATACCTTTAAAAAGATCATCACCGTTGTGGTATATATCAGATGTTTTTCCATGCATTAAACATTTAGCCTTTATTATTTTAGCTCCAAATGCAGCACCTATAGACTGGTGACCTAGGCACACACCAAGTATAGGATATCTCCCTTTGTACATCTTTATAACATCAACAGATATTCCAGCTTCATTTGGCGTACATGGACCTGGAGATATAACAATAGCATCAATATTCTCTATACTGCCTATATCTTCAGGTCTTATCTCATCATTTCTCTTTACTGTAACGTCAGCTCCAAGTTCAAAAAAGTACTGGACTATGTTGTAGGTAAATGAGTCGTAATTATCAATCATAAATATCTTCATATCTTCCACCTAAAAAATTTTTAAGGCTAAATTTAATATACCAAAAATCCTTTACAAATTATGAAAATATTTTTGTGGGGCAAGAATTAAGGCATCTGTATATGGTAAAATATAGATAAGAAAATATTACAGGAGAGTGTTTTATGTCTGAAATTATCAAACAGCCAATAGAAGAAGAGGTAAAGTCTGCCTACCTTGATTATGCTATGTCCGTTATTGTAGGCAGAGCTATACCTGACGTCAGGGACGGTCTGAAACCTGTCCAGAGAAGAATTCTTTATGCTATGAATGAGCTTGGGCTTTATCCAAATAAACCGTATAAAAAGTCTGCGAGAGTGGTGGGTGAGGTCCTCGGGAAATATCATCCACACGGTGATACATCTGTTTATGATGCCCTTGTCAGAATGGCTCAGGATTTTACGCTGAGATACCCTCTCATTCAGGGTCAGGGAAACTTCGGTTCTATTGATGGTGATCCACCGGCTGCAATGAGATACTGTGTCACAGGGGACACGCTTATAAATACAGACAGAGGTCTTATAAAAATAAAGGATATAGTTCCTGATAGCGAGGAGAACTCGGATAATCCAATAAATATAAAGGTTCAGTCTCTTAATAGAAAGATAAACCATTCGGATATGTTTTTTAACAGTGGGAAGCACAAAACGATAAAACTGGAAACTGAAGAAGGTTACGAGATAGAAGGTAGCTTTAACCACCCTGTTCTCACATGGACCACAGAGAATGGAAAACCAGTTTATAAATGGAAAACCTTAGACAGTATTAGAGCAGGTGATTATCTTGTGGTGAGCAGAGAGAATGATATAGACAGCGATCAGGACTTGATCACGGAGGAAGAGGCTGTTCTACTTGGTTCTCTTGTTTCTGAAGGGTATATATCCGAAAACAGGGCTGGATTTAATAACACAGATGAGGAGTATGCATCTGTTTTTGAAAACGCCTATAAAGACATTTATGGAGATACCTTCTGCAGGTATGAGAGAACTTTAAAAAGTGGGAAAACCTTAGTTGAGTACCAGATACACCATAAAGAGATAATCCAGGATATAAGAGAAAAGGAGTTTGACAAGAAATCTTCAGACAAAGAGATACCTTTTGTTGTTCTTCAGTCATCAAAAAGGGTACAGAGAGCATTTTTAAAAGCTCTGTTTGAAGGAGACGGAACTGTATATGAAACGGCAAGAGCTGTAAATATCTCTTACTCTTCAAAAAGTAAAAAACTTTTAAAGCAGCTTCAGGTTCTTCTCCTTAACTTTGGTATCGTATCAAGAATACACAGGGATAAGCAAAATTACAGATTGATCATTTCTGGATACCAGAATATAAAACTATTTAAGGAGAAGGTTGGTTTCTTAGGTAAAAAGCAGGAAAAACTTATAAAGCTTGTTGAAAAAATTTATAAAAAGGAAACAGCAAACAGCAAAACTGATTTTATACCTTTTATCGCTGATTATATAAGGGATAAGTACAGAGGAAAAGGTTTTAATGAGTGGCTTTCAAAACATTCCCTTGACAGATACCATAAGATAGAAAAGTACTGGGATACCTTATCAAACATACTTGATGAGGAAGACAGGTCACTTCTTAAAGAGCTTCTTTATAACAGGTACTACTTTGCAAAAGTAAAAACGGTTGAGGAAACAGGTGAGAAGATCGTTTACTCAATCAGGGTGAAAAGTGACTGTCACTCCTTTGTAGGAAACGGAATTGTTAATCACAACACTGAGGCGCGCCTTACAAAGCTTGCAATGGAGATGCTCGCCGATATAGACAAAAATACGGTTGATATGAAGGAGAACTTTGATGCTTCATTAATGGAACCGGAGGTTCTCCCAGCTAAATTCCCCAATCTTATATGTAACGGTGCTTCAGGTATAGCTGTTGGTCTTTCAACAAACATCCCACCTCATAACTTCTCGGAGGTTGCTGAGGCTTTAAAATACCTTGCTGAGTTTCCAAATGCTACAGTTGAGGAGCTCTGTCAGTTTATAAAAGGTCCGGACTTTCCTACAGGTGGGATCCTTATAACACCTTTTGAGGAGATAGTTAAGATATACACAGACGGAAGAGGATCTGTAACTGTAAAGGGAAAGGCAAGAATAGAAAGACTCCCAGGAAACAGGCACAGGATAATAATCTATGAGATACCTTATCAGGTAAACAAGGTAGAGCTCATAAAGAGAATAGCTGAGCTTGTTAGAAAGGGACAGGAGAAAGGTATATCAGATCTGAGAGATGAGTCTGATAGAGATGGAATAAGAATAGTTGTTGAGCTGAAAAGGGAGGCTGATCCTGAAAAAGTTCTTAAAAAACTCTACAGAAGAACACAGCTTCAAAAATCAATACCTATAAACCTTACTGTTCTGGTTGGAAAACAGCCTAAAACAGTTGATCTTAAAGGTCTGTTACAGGAGTTTATCAAACACAGGGTTGATGTTATAACAAGGAGAACACTTTTTGATCTTGAGAAGGCTGAAAACAG is a window of Persephonella marina EX-H1 DNA encoding:
- a CDS encoding anthranilate synthase component II produces the protein MKIFMIDNYDSFTYNIVQYFFELGADVTVKRNDEIRPEDIGSIENIDAIVISPGPCTPNEAGISVDVIKMYKGRYPILGVCLGHQSIGAAFGAKIIKAKCLMHGKTSDIYHNGDDLFKGIPSPFKAVRYHSLVIDRDTLPEDIEITAWTKEDDEIMGIKHKRYPIWGVQFHPESILTDFGKILLKNFMELAESFKSQKVG
- a CDS encoding DNA gyrase subunit A, producing MSEIIKQPIEEEVKSAYLDYAMSVIVGRAIPDVRDGLKPVQRRILYAMNELGLYPNKPYKKSARVVGEVLGKYHPHGDTSVYDALVRMAQDFTLRYPLIQGQGNFGSIDGDPPAAMRYCVTGDTLINTDRGLIKIKDIVPDSEENSDNPINIKVQSLNRKINHSDMFFNSGKHKTIKLETEEGYEIEGSFNHPVLTWTTENGKPVYKWKTLDSIRAGDYLVVSRENDIDSDQDLITEEEAVLLGSLVSEGYISENRAGFNNTDEEYASVFENAYKDIYGDTFCRYERTLKSGKTLVEYQIHHKEIIQDIREKEFDKKSSDKEIPFVVLQSSKRVQRAFLKALFEGDGTVYETARAVNISYSSKSKKLLKQLQVLLLNFGIVSRIHRDKQNYRLIISGYQNIKLFKEKVGFLGKKQEKLIKLVEKIYKKETANSKTDFIPFIADYIRDKYRGKGFNEWLSKHSLDRYHKIEKYWDTLSNILDEEDRSLLKELLYNRYYFAKVKTVEETGEKIVYSIRVKSDCHSFVGNGIVNHNTEARLTKLAMEMLADIDKNTVDMKENFDASLMEPEVLPAKFPNLICNGASGIAVGLSTNIPPHNFSEVAEALKYLAEFPNATVEELCQFIKGPDFPTGGILITPFEEIVKIYTDGRGSVTVKGKARIERLPGNRHRIIIYEIPYQVNKVELIKRIAELVRKGQEKGISDLRDESDRDGIRIVVELKREADPEKVLKKLYRRTQLQKSIPINLTVLVGKQPKTVDLKGLLQEFIKHRVDVITRRTLFDLEKAENRLHIVEGLLKALENADRVIDIVRSSKDVSSARSQLVEEFELSDTQAQAILDMRLSRFTALEGDKLYQEADDLRLKIEEYQRILSSEEEKIRVFIEEIDELLEKFGDERKTVIVEEKEAGLTFEEHYILAVLSSGRILNRRIDDDADKKDIFQKVMNEVVSSVKPGEKLISVQEVESSIPIAFITDKGKAYWSLVADLPKGEGRINIDEGEIVGTAFKGEGEEDRLFILTKNGIIKRMSYEDIFYKSQNHSIIPLAEDDCVVTAFADDHPSLIGVYTRKGDLLLFERNQVRVTGDKAKGVEAIDLDEGDTVAGGFLINSEDLIMTVTKNGYTKLVRKEEFFTKEGKVKKRAQKGLMAVKLGKDDFLSVAVPVELDETVYFSTEKGRVLKLIVDQKRIPVAKRTAMGDPVLKIEGDYVVRAVKPKIKSEENDG